TGGCTTAAAAGGGTCGTCAAGGCATTGCGGGAGTTAGTATATTGCCGTCGATTATCGGAGTCTGCCCGGGTCAAAAGCACTTGCGCGACAATCTGACCGTATTCGCCAAACATTTTTTCGTAAATATGCATCAATATGCCTTGTCCTACAGCCGCAGCCGCTTGCTTTTCCGGAATGGTTTTAGGTTTTTCTTTCAGGCCTAAGCGGTCCATTCCCGCGCCAACCGCCCCGGATGTGACCAGAATTATTTGTTTTCCCTGGTTGGCAAGATCGGATAATTCCCGTGCCAGCTTTTCAATCCTAAGTAAATTTAGTTTACCTGTACTGTGCGTTATCGTGCTTGTTCCCACCTTAACGACAACTCGCCTTACACTGAACAAGTTTGTCCTGGTAAGCATCTTCCCCCTCCCCATCACAATACTTACTGTTTAAATTCAAATTCCATATCCCGAATTCGAACTGTATCGCCTTCTTGAATACCACGGGCCTTAAGTTCATCCTCAATACCCATTTTGCGCCAAATAGTCTGAAACCGGCGTAAGCCCTCCTCATTGGCAAAGTTCGTCATTGCTACCAGTTTTTCAATACCCTGTCCGGATACAAGGTAAGCGCCGCTGTCATCTCTTGTAATCACAAATTCATCATCCGGATAAGCATCGTATATTTTTACTTCTTCAATTTCTTCCGGCTCTTCCACATATTCGGACAACAATTGAGCCGCCCGCTGCATCAGCTGTGGTAAGCCGCTGCCAGTGGCAGCAGAAATAGGATATATTTCATGGCCCAGTTCTTTCATGTAATCAGCAATTTGGGGATAGTTATTCCTAGCTTCGGGAAGGTCCATTTTATTTGCGGCTATAATTTGGGGCCGTTTGGCTAAACGTTCGTTATATAACTTCAGTTCCTTATTAATTTTATGATAATCATCGATTGGATCGCGTCCCTCAATCCCGGAAGCGTCGATTACATGTATAAGTACCTTAGTTCTTTCAATGTGGCGAAGAAAATCATGACCAAGGCCAACTCCCGTATGAGCGCCTTCAATCAGTCCCGGGATATCAGCCAAAACAAAATTCTGGCCTTCTCCCATGCTAACTACCCCGAGGACGGGAGTCAGGGTAGTAAAATGATAGGCGGCAATTTCCGGTTTAGCTGCCGAAACCTTAGCCAAAATGCTTGATTTTCCAACACTGGGGTATCCTATAAGACCAACATCGGCAAGAAGTTTCATTTCTAACAGCAAGGTTCTTTCTTCCCCTGGTTCTCCTAATTCCGCAAAAGTAGGAGCACGGTGAGTGCTGGATACAAAACGAGCGTTCCCGCGCCCGCCGCGACCACCTCTAGCCACAATAAATTCCTGTCCGGGATTAACAATGTCGCCGAGGATCTGTCCGCTTGCTTCCTCTTTGATAACCGTTCCGGGAGGAACTTTGATATATAAATCATCGCCGCTCCGTCCGTGCATGTTGCTAGTCTGACCGTTTGCCCCGTTGTCTGATTTAAACAAACGCTTATAGCGAAAATCAACTAATGTATTTAGGCTATCGTCGCCGACTATTATTATATTACCGCCTCGCCCGCCATCACCACCGCTGGGTCCGCCTTTGGGCACATATTTCTCCCGGCGGAAACTAGACATGCCGTTTCCGCCGGTGCCTGCCTTCACGGTTATTTTTGCTCTATCAATAAACATTGATATTCCCCTTTACCTTCCCATACCAGATGGCGGACGAATTCTCCTAACATCTGAGATACTGAGATTTTCATACTACAATAAGTAATATATGCGTTAACTCAAATAATTATAGACCGTCGGAAATCTTATAACTTCTATATACTAATCTCTTGTATCTTGCTATATCCTGCCGCTTTCTTAATCGTCGGTAGTTTGACCCGTTTCATAAGCAGCCAAAGGATTGGTTACCAGTTTAGGGTCCTGAGCCAGTTTTTCAATATACTGTAAAGCTTTGTCGGATTTACCCAACTGTATCATTGCATGAATCACTTGTAAATGATTGAGAAAGTCATGCCTTTGAACACGAAGCAATTTCATTACCTCAGCGCAAGTCGCCACATCTGTGCACTCGACATGTTTACCCATGCGTAATCAATCCCTTCTATAAGATACAATTAGACTTCACTTCGCCCTGACACTGTGAAATACCTGTCTCATTTTGATGTATCCTAAAAAAATACCCGCAGCCTTTATCTAGCCGCGGGTACGCACGTCTGTCTATTACATTGCTTCGTCTGCCGGATAAACGCTAACTTGGCGATCATCGCGACCTTTGCGCTCAAAGGAGACTTTGCCGGCAACCATGGCATATAAAGTATCATCCTTGCCTATCCCTACATTATGGCCAGGGTGGAAATGTGTACCGCGCTGGCGAACCAGAATACTGCCGGCAGTTACGACTTCACCGGCGTGACGCTTGACACCAAGGCGTTTGGCTTCGCTGTCACGTCCGTTGCGGGAGCTGCCCACACCTTTCTTATGAGCAAACAACTGCAAATCAAAGGAATTAAATTTTAATTTCAGATCTTTCATGTTTTCTCACCTCCTGTAGTCAACAATACGAACACTCCTTGGATACAATTTAGCTATTTCGGTGAGTCCTAACACCATTGTTTCAAGCACAGCACCTGTCAACTGGTCAGGTTGCCCAACAAGCTCTATGGACAATCCATCTTTGGATTGTTTAACTTCAATATCACGGTGTAAATAACGTTCCAACCCCATAATTGCCGATTGCGTCAACGCCGAAACACCTGCACACACAATATCATGCCCATGGGGGCCGGCGTCTGCGTGTCCGGTGATACGGAATCCCTTGATATCATGAGGGGAACTACGCATAATTTCTGCTGTAATCATACCAAACCATTCACCTTTTAGTAGGGAACTGCTTATAAGCCGCCATGCTGCGTCGCCGCACAATCTGCGTTGCTATTATCTGCGACAAGTTACTTGCGTTGATAATACTAACGAAATCAGAATCGTGCTCCTGCGGTCCTCACTCCAGCGTACAACCAGTACGCTTGCGTTCCGGTTCTCGTCGCGCCTAGCAGCTGACGACTTCTAAGCAGTTCGAGGCAGTTGGTAAACGGGCGGATACAAGCTTACTTACTACTCATTTCTCTGTGTCCCTCGGCGTCCTCTGCGTCTCTGTGGTTCCGGTCTTTGGTCTTATGACGTTTTAGTTTTTAGGATAGTTCGAGGCATTTAATAATTTGAATAGATACGGCAGCCTTAAGCTTCGATCTTTTCAATGCGAACTTTGGTAAATGGCTGGCGATGGCCTTGCCGACGACGATAATTGGATTTGGCTTTATATTTAAATACTAGAATCTTCCTGCCTTTACCATGCTCGACCACTTGAGCGGTTACTTTGGCGCCGGAAACAACC
This window of the Methylomusa anaerophila genome carries:
- the rpmA gene encoding 50S ribosomal protein L27, with protein sequence MKDLKLKFNSFDLQLFAHKKGVGSSRNGRDSEAKRLGVKRHAGEVVTAGSILVRQRGTHFHPGHNVGIGKDDTLYAMVAGKVSFERKGRDDRQVSVYPADEAM
- the rplU gene encoding 50S ribosomal protein L21; translated protein: MYAIIETGGKQYRVSEGDVLTIEKLEAAEGESVDFDRVLTVVKDGEVVIGKPVVSGAKVTAQVVEHGKGRKILVFKYKAKSNYRRRQGHRQPFTKVRIEKIEA
- a CDS encoding ribosomal-processing cysteine protease Prp, yielding MITAEIMRSSPHDIKGFRITGHADAGPHGHDIVCAGVSALTQSAIMGLERYLHRDIEVKQSKDGLSIELVGQPDQLTGAVLETMVLGLTEIAKLYPRSVRIVDYRR
- a CDS encoding Spo0B domain-containing protein → MGKHVECTDVATCAEVMKLLRVQRHDFLNHLQVIHAMIQLGKSDKALQYIEKLAQDPKLVTNPLAAYETGQTTDD
- the obgE gene encoding GTPase ObgE, whose product is MFIDRAKITVKAGTGGNGMSSFRREKYVPKGGPSGGDGGRGGNIIIVGDDSLNTLVDFRYKRLFKSDNGANGQTSNMHGRSGDDLYIKVPPGTVIKEEASGQILGDIVNPGQEFIVARGGRGGRGNARFVSSTHRAPTFAELGEPGEERTLLLEMKLLADVGLIGYPSVGKSSILAKVSAAKPEIAAYHFTTLTPVLGVVSMGEGQNFVLADIPGLIEGAHTGVGLGHDFLRHIERTKVLIHVIDASGIEGRDPIDDYHKINKELKLYNERLAKRPQIIAANKMDLPEARNNYPQIADYMKELGHEIYPISAATGSGLPQLMQRAAQLLSEYVEEPEEIEEVKIYDAYPDDEFVITRDDSGAYLVSGQGIEKLVAMTNFANEEGLRRFQTIWRKMGIEDELKARGIQEGDTVRIRDMEFEFKQ